One genomic segment of Mytilus trossulus isolate FHL-02 chromosome 4, PNRI_Mtr1.1.1.hap1, whole genome shotgun sequence includes these proteins:
- the LOC134716695 gene encoding uncharacterized protein LOC134716695: MRARNQEGAKQDLLKNLNENQALITCEWAMKFLPRKFREGQSDWFAKRGINWHTSVTLYKQGEELKTITHVHNFSSQISQDGSVTGSVLCDVVHDLRKQLPNIQEVNFFSDNAGCYKNTMMMVALKDELGDKLKTYNFSGAQDGKGPCDRRASHIKACVRRYINEGHDVTSAEEMKKAIDVKQKGSFRVRVVDIVTNLDAEKSQIKPITGITQLHNFSFDVNGITVWKAYGIGEVMAQEEELVEPNPKKQKKNSIN, translated from the exons ATGAGAGCTAGGAATCAAGAAGGTGCAAAACAAGATCTGCTTaagaatttaaatgaaaatcaagCACTTATCACATGTGAGTGGGCGATGAAATTTCTACCACGCAAATTTAGAGAAGGTCAGAGTGACTGGTTCGCCAAACGTGGAATCAACTGGCACACTTCAGTAACTTTATACAAACAAGGGGAAGAATTAAAGACAATTACACATGTACACAATTTTTCATCCCAg atatcTCAAGATGGTTCTGTTACTGGTTCTGTGTTGTGTGATGTAGTTCATGATCTGAGAAAACAACTACCAAACATACAGGAGGTGAACTTCTTCTCAGATAATGCAGGATGTTATAAGAACACAATGATGATGGTAGCACTTAAAGATGAATTAGGAGATAAGTTGAAAACATACAACTTCAGTGGAGCACAGGATGGCAAAG GTCCATGTGACCGCAGAGCTTCACATATCAAGGCATGTGTTAGAAGATACATTAATGAGGGACATGATGTCACATCTGCAGAGGAGATGAAAAAG GCTATAGATGTTAAACAGAAAGGATCATTTAGGGTTAGAGTTGTTGACATTGTTACTAATTTGGATGCAGAGAAGTCACAGATTAAACCAATTACTGGAATTACTCAATTgcataatttttcatttgacgTCAATGGAATAACAGTTTGGAAGGCATATGGAATAGGAGAAG TTATGGCTCAAGAAGAAGAACTTGTAGAACCAAACCccaaaaaacaaaagaagaacTCCATCAATTAG
- the LOC134715638 gene encoding uncharacterized protein LOC134715638 has product MGPKRRDTRKRTRGPELDPYNPNNWTSTELKEKLALLGIKISENFTNKQLKRIFLDIKKSNPESSDNGNTEINNISATVNTSLSPNLEDDVILSPTNTQNAEFSSLIPIASTSRMNTVEPTPLPAVGASAHQNHAFPPRTDLNTLDYALVNNTLQLCQQVIASVPKQTNNNKFNLHSAMNFNPGPGSTLPVNQNTFGVQNPTLGEFTQTNPNQMNFPNSFASQVPIFSMQNQHMQMTKHGYPATAFSGVDMVSPEIRTKIISDEQISSVSTRGRESSNSLSNPGRDYLDIAVENLQTFAVADSTKALYNVGYEHYLKFLQLQGSTWSTFQLPPVSENLLMRFIAYCESNKHLRYSTIKSYLCGIRFYYLLKGGVNPLENFVGKPLPKLKSVLVGLKKKHAIMPKRIRLPITFDILYKMCFLLRNCIFDSYTDVLIEAACVTAFFGFLRCGEFSVNDTNKFDHESNLCLSDVQITNDCIFVHLKKSKTDPFRYGITIPLFKNNTDICPVVVLQKYYRLRMSIFSNSESFFITNKGDPLSRNFFISHVKCTLDKLGLSSEKYNGHSFRSGAATTAHKARLEDHLIQTLGRWSSDCYTKYIHTSPDVLRQAQIQMTSTLNN; this is encoded by the exons ATGGGTCCTAAAAGAAGGGATACCAGGAAAAGGACACGTGGTCCAGAACTAGATCCTTATAATCCGAATAATTGGACATCAACAGAGCTGAAAGAGAAATTAGCTTTGCTAGGGATTAAAATATCCGAAAACTTCACTAATAAACAATTGAAGCGTATTTTCttggatattaaaaaaagtaatccGGAAAGTTCTGACAATGGAAACACTGAAATTAACAACATCAGTGCTACTGTAAATACGTCTTTATCACCAAATTTAGAAGATGATGTTATTCTATCACCTACAAATACTCAAAATGCCGAATTTTCTAGCTTAATTCCGATAGCATCTACATCGCGGATGAATACAGTGGAACCCACGCCTTTACCAGCAGTAGGTGCTTCTGCGCATCAAAACCACGCATTTCCGCCCAGGACTGATCTCAACACGCTTGACTATGCTCTTGTTAACAACACTTTGCAATTATGTCAGCAAGTTATTGCCAGTGTTCCAAAACAgactaataataataaattcaacTTGCATTCCGCCATGAACTTTAACCCCGGGCCTGGATCAACTTTACCCGTTAATCAAAACACTTTTGGTGTTCAAAACCCTACGTTGGGAGAATTTACACAAACAAACCCCAATCAGATGAATTTTCCGAACAGTTTTGCATCACAAGTTCCTATCTTTTCCATGCAAAACCAACACatgcaaatgacaaaacatGGATATCCTGCCACAGCATTTTCTGGAGTTGATATGGTTTCTCCAGAGATTCGCACCAAAATAATCTCAG ATGAACAAATTTCATCAGTTAGCACCAGAGGCAGAGAAAGCAGCAACTCCTTGTCCAACCCTGGAAGAGATTATTTGGACATCGCAGtagaaaatttacaaactttCGCTGTTGCAGATTCAACTAAAGCTTTGTACAACGTGGGATATGAACATTATCTTAAGTTCTTACAATTACAAGGATCAACTTGGTCAACTTTCCAGTTACCACCAGTTTCTGAGAACTTGTTGATGCGTTTCATAGCCTATTGCGAATCTAATAAACATCTGAGATATTCCACCATTAAATCCTACCTATGTGGTATACGTTTCTATTACTTACTTAAAGGGGGTGTTAATCCATTAGAGAATTTTGTTGGTAAACCATTGCCAAAATTAAAATCAGTATTAGTAGGTTTGAAAAAGAAACATGCCATTATGCCTAAGAGAATTCGTTTACCcataacatttgatattttatacaaaatgtgttttttactACGCAATTGTATTTTTGATAGTTATACAGATGTTTTAATAGAAGCTGCATGTGTAACAGCTTTTTTCGGGTTTTTAAGATGTGGTGAATTTTCTGTTAATGATACAAACAAATTTGATCATGAATCAAATTTGTGTCTGAGTGATGTTCAAATAACAAATGATTGTATTTTTGTGCATCTTAAGAAATCTAAGACTGATCCTTTTAGGTATGGTATTACTATTCCTTTGTTCAAAAACAATACAGATATATGTCCTGTAGTAGTACTTCAAAAATACTATAGACTCAGAATGAGTATTTTTAGCAATTCTGAGTCCTTTTTTATTACTAATAAAGGTGATCCATTGTCAAGAAATTTTTTCATTTCTCATGTTAAATGTACATTAGACAAATTAGGATTATCCAGCGAAAAGTATAATGGTCATTCATTCAGAAGTGGTGCTGCAACTACTGCACACAAAGCACGACTGGAAGATCATCTTATTCAAACTTTGGGACGATGGTCCTCAGATTGTTATACCAAATATATTCATACCTCTCCAGATGTACTTAGACAAGCTCAAATTCAAATGACCTCTACTTTGAACAATTAA